The Candidatus Zixiibacteriota bacterium genome contains the following window.
GGTTGGGGGATTTTCTCTGCCTTCCACGTCTTGCCGCCGTCGATCGTCTTCTGGAGCATGCCGGTACTGCCGGCAACGTAGCCGATATCGGCGCTTAGAAGCGCCACCGATGTATACTGCACGCTTTCGTCCAGCGAGATAGACGTCCAGGAGTTGCCGCCATCGTGAGTGTACGCCCCCATGCCTTGATTCCCTACGATAACACCGAATGTCCCATAGAAAGCGATGGCGCGCCCCGGCTTACCGTCGATTGTCTTGCGGTCCTGCCAGGTGGCTCCCAAGTCGCGGGAATAATGCAACCGTCCCCAACTCTGGAAGCAGACGGGCGATCCCGCCCGGTAGAAGAGCTCGCCGTAACCTCGTCCCAGGTCGGGCAGTTGATCCCATGATCTGCCAAAGTCGGTGCTGCGAAGCAACAAACCCTTCGAACGATCTTTCGCGTCACGGGCCCACCCGACCACGAGAGCGGTCTTTGAATCCAACATGATCGTGCTCAGAAGCCAGGGTAGTGTATCTCTGAGGGAGCGATCACTCCAGGTAGCGCCGCCATCGAAGGTAAGCAGGATCGCACCGTGCCGTCCGCAAACGATACCGGTATCG
Protein-coding sequences here:
- a CDS encoding YCF48-related protein, whose translation is MRQSKNCLWLSAITVLAMFLFAGSTRADNWELIKTPVDDNISGVWFVNPDTGFVVTSSGKVLRTDNGGRIWTLLRFPGNMPLEDVSFINGDTGIVCGRHGAILLTFDGGATWSDRSLRDTLPWLLSTIMLDSKTALVVGWARDAKDRSKGLLLRSTDFGRSWDQLPDLGRGYGELFYRAGSPVCFQSWGRLHYSRDLGATWQDRKTIDGKPGRAIAFYGTFGVIVGNQGMGAYTHDGGNSWTSISLDESVQYTSVALLSADIGYVAGSTGMLQKTIDGGKTWKAEKIPQPIDILDLCLIGNKLYAVGSDGGIIRGTVK